The window ACGTGCCACCGGGCAGCTACACCTTCCAGGTATGGGGATGGAGGGGCAGGGGGGCATCGAGCCACCAGAGCTCAGCACTGGGGGCCACCCTCCATGGGCACCACCAGCACTCCTCACCCTGCACATCGGGGTGCTGCTCTGCACCCCACAGTGCATGCCATGGCCCTGCCTGGGCAAGGCACGTCAGCAgtacccccagccctgcctctcaCCCTCCCCAGGTGGTCGTGAACCCCAAGCATGAGGTGGCCGAGTCAGACTTCTCCAACAATGTGATGCGATGCCAGTGCAAATATGATGGGCAGCGCATCTGGATGCATGGCTGCCACACAAGTACGGAGGGATGGGAGCAGAGAGGGCATGGTGGGCAGGGTGAGGGTAAgtggaggctgctgcagctcccatgtCCCCCCGACCCATGCTATCACTCTCCCCAGGTGATGCCTATGGCGCCGATGTGGTGAGCGATCTGGAGCGACGGGAGCGCCTGGCCAACAACCTTGTGTGACCCCCTGGCGTTGGCATGCTCCCGGCAATGCCACGGGGCAGCCTGCCTCCCACACCCCAGCCCCTGCGCCCCGGCAGCACCAGACTGAGCTCAGGGACTCGAAGACTTTTGTATTTATTGACGCTGCTGCAGAGAATGGAGATGAGCACTGGCGCCAGCAGGGAGCACCTGGGGGTGTTCAGCCCTGTGCTGTCGGTGGGACCTCCAAGAGGGGATCCAGGTACGGCAGCAGCCCCCACCTCTGTAGCTCCAGTGCCACCAGGACAACTACCTCAGCCTGCCTGCCcggcccccctgccccagcaggctCAAGACAGGCCCCAGCCATGCCACCTGTGCACCAGTCCTGTCCTCAATAAAGGTGCTGTGCTATGGGAGAGGGGGTACTCCCTTATCAACCCCACCAtcccctgctccttcccctgcGCTCTTCCACATCAGGACCTGGCCAGGAACAACCCTTGTCTAGATGATGTTCCCCTGGTCAGGCAGTGTCCCCCTGCTGCCACCCACGGCCACCCAGGGCCACCAGCCCTCTAGCTGGCTGCCTGTGGCTGGTGCCCAGCGGCTCCGGCTCGTTGCCAGCAGTCCCCACCAGCTGGGGAACCCCAGCCCTGAACTGGCTGACCCCATGCGCATAAGGGGACTGGGCCAGTTCCGTGGCAGCATGGGCTGGCAGGCTGCCCACTGGCCACCATGGCTGCAGCCACTGTGCCAGGCTTTCCCAGGGGCTACCCTGGCAGCTTCCCAGGCCCAGAAGGAGGGATGGGGCCACTCTGCCCCTTGAAGACCTTTCTCCTGGGCACAGGGTGGGGACACAGGGAACACCGTGCCCTTGCTCTGTGTGTCTTTCCTCCCGTggtttctagctttttttttaataaaaggaaataaatgggaATGCCACCAACCCACACTCTGTACTGCCCAGCCCAAGGCCAGCCAGCTACCAGGCAGTGCCACCCCTTTCCTTACACACCCCTGCCCATCCCCACCTTGCTGGCAGACACcagcctggggtggggggctgccagcacccactTTAGCCCTGCACAGCCAGGACAGACTGGGTTGTACCCACATGTGATGGCCCCCACACATGGAGGAGCTGCCAGGGACAGTGCTGACACACTGGGGTGACCTGAGGCCAGGGGCCAAGGAGAGGCGCATGCTGGCAGAGGCTTGCTCCAGCGTGGTCAGAGTTCAAGGGATGCCGGACAGTGGGTAAGATGCCTTCCACATGAGAGCAGCTTCATGCCCTTAACTTTCCGGTGGTCGAGCCGCGAGCGGCCGGGAGCAGCGGCCAAGATGGCCCCCAGCTGGCAGCACCGCCAGCACGGGGGCAGACAGCCACCACCGCGGGGTCATGACCAGCTCCACCGCCGCCAGGCTGGGGGACAGCCAGGGGACACAGGGCAGCCACACAAGCCCTTCAGGGCAGGCTGGGGCAAGGCAGCCATGaccaaaaacacacacaaaccgCTGGTGGGGGTGGCAGAAAAGCaccgtccccatccccacctgCTGTGAAGGGCACAGGAGCCCCACAAACCGTGGCCCTGAGGGTTTGGGGGGCTATAGGGTGGGAGTGCTGAGGCACACAAGGCTGTTTTTCGGATGCTGAGAGACGATGCAAAGCAGAGGAGCCAAAGGCAGgtcccagctgcctgcctgcacgCCCACCCCGGGGCAGGGCAGGAAGCCCCCAGCCCGCCAGCGCCGGCAGCGCCGCCACATCACAGCCCTGCACAGGGCCGGGAACGGGGCCCTGCCCGCGCACCGACAAGGGCCCCGCTGTTCGAGGCTGCAGCTGTTCCATGGAAGTAAACAGGGTCCCTGCCAGAACATTCCTGCCCACCGCCCTGCCCGACCCCTCCTGCCTgcgccccctgccccccccccgccccccccccgccagggaCACTCACCACCTGGGAGGGGTGGACATCCCCATGGTGGCGGGGGCCATGCACAGCAGCCTCTGGCATGCAAAGCCCCTCTGGCACGCGGGAGCATGGAGAGCTACATCCAGACCAGGCACAGTAAAATAAATGGTATTTATTAGCAAAATAAAGGACAGAAACTCTCGCTCACAAAGCCCTGCCAGGTGGCCAGGGCCGCCCCGCACGGCCCCGCATGCTCGCTGCCGAGCTCCCTGCGTTCCACCAGCTGCTCTCACTGCAGCAGGCAGCACCAGGGATCCTGCCCTGGGCAGAATGGGCAGCGCTGCCTGACGGCGACAACATCCGCATGCACCAACCAGCCTGCGCACGCCCTGCTCAGCCCTTTTGGGGGAGCAGCCCAGTGCTTTTAGATGCGGTGCGGCATCCGTCCCAGCTCTAAGATGCAGGGTGCCCCAGGGGGGTTCCCAGTGGGGCTGAAGGTGCAGCTTCCCGGCTCAGTCCCGACCCTCCCAGGCATCCTCCCGCTGCTTGTTCTCCAGGCGCTTCCTCTCTGCAGAGACAAGAGGAGGGTCAACCCCACATCCCCATCACCCCACAGCTACCCACTTCCCCAAGGAGGTGGCTGGAGCCCACCCTGGCACAGCCCCTTCCCACCCAGCACCCTGTGAGAAGAGGCATCCACGAAGAGGGTCCCCCCACACAGCAGCCCTCCCGGATATCCAAATCTCACCCCGGGCTTCTTGCAGCTTCCTCCGCTCGGCATCTCGCTGGGCTGGCGTCTGGTTGCTGCGTACCCCCAGGGCACCAATCACCAGCCGCCTGGCCAGGGCAGCCGATGTTTCAGGGCGCTCCTTGGCTGGCTGCAGGTAGTCTGGGTGAGCAGAGATGGGGGACATCAGTAGGGACATCCCAGGAGGGACGGGGCATCTGGTACTTAAGTGCTGTGGAGCCGTGCCGGCTGCCCTGTCCTTCCCCAGTTATAGGGATGAAGATGCTGCAGCACAAGCACCATGGCACAAGCTTGCACGGGCCAGCATCACTCACCGGCGTACGCCCTGGCTTTGGCTTTAGAGGCGCGGGTGCCCTGGGAGAGCGGGCGTGTCTTCACCATCAGGTGCTTGGTGCTGAGGGCATCGCGTGCTGCAGGGAGAGAGCAGCGGTGTCCGTGTGTGGCGCCAGCCCTATGCCCAGGATCTGGCCACAGCAGAGGCAGGGACGCCTCCcctctgcccatccccagccaAACCGGGAGCAATACCTGTTATGGGGCTGGAGAAGATGCCCAGGGCGTGTGTATCATCCACCCACTTAATATCAAAGCCTTTTTTCCTGCCAGAGAGAGGGAAGCTCAGCAAGGCATCGGCACCAGGTGGGCAGGGGTTTGGAGCAGAGCCCAAGCCAGGGACCCCAGTGCTGGGAACAGGACATTGCCAGCAGACTCACTGATAGCTGCAGAAGACACGCAGCAGGTCCTCAGTGCGGAAATCCGAGGGGAAATCATAGATCTCAATGACGTGGGGCAGCTCGGCATCGCTGAGGTCCAGTGCGGTGGGCTCAGCCCCATAGTAGTCGAAGCGGGGTGACTGTCGGCTCTCCCGGTGCTTCTCACCTCCCGAGAGCTGCAGGGATGGGAGAGGCACAGCACTGAGCAACCCATGCCCGCTCACCCCACTCCAGCTCCAGATCCATGGCAAGCCTCCCTGGGAAGTGGTccagcccccgcgccccgccccagCACTGCAGATGGATTCATGGCATTGAGATATTAGGAGTTATCGACCAGTGCTCTCACGCCATGCACTTGCTGTTCCCATTACCAGCATCCCTTCACTTGTCATGCTCTGCAGTCCCACTGGGGACACGGTAAGAATGGCACCAGTGAGACAGCGCGTGCACCCCCAAACACACCCCTCCTTCCACAGCGATGCGCTGAAATACATTTGGCGAACAACAAGGAGCAGGACAGCAAGGCCAGGAGGAAAGACTGACGTCTGCCCGCCACATGGGAGCACCGGGCTCGACatgccccagctgcagcacatgCACCAGAGCAGCCCATCGGCACCCCAGACGCCAAGATGGAAGAGCCCGTGCTCCCCTGAGGAGCAAGTTCTGGTGGTTAATCACCTGTGCGTCTAAAAATTTATGCcttatttctcatttgaatttgTCCGGCTTCGCTTTCCAGCCAGCGGTTCTTGTTCTGCTTCTCTGTTGGATTAAAGAGCCCTCAGTAACCAGTCCCCTCCCCGTGACGGCACTTACTCACACTAATCAAGTCCCTTCTCAATCTTCGTCTTGATAAGCTAAACGGGTTGTGCGCCTTTAGTATCTCACAGCGGGGCACTTTCTCCAGCCCTAAAAGATGACGGCTGTAGCGCTTTTCTACCTCTCCcattttttaacctttattttaaaacatgggcAGCAGTCTCTCACTGCCGTGACACAGGGGTGCAGCTGCCCCCTTGCTCCCCTCCGCCCTGCAACAGCAGTGCTGATGGGCCACCCTGCAGCACTTTCTGCCCAGTGGGCCACCCTGCATCGCTTACTGCACCCCTGCTTTCCAAACTGCACCGTGCCGGAGGCCAAGGGGGGTTCACGGCCCTGGTCTGGCTGAGACACTGGGCCAGGAGCAGCCCAAAGCCAGTGGGGGCTCCCCAGTCCCCCCCCAGAGCATGGGGCTGGTGTGGTGCTGGGGAGCGGGCACATAACTCAGCCAGGTTCCCAGCCCGATCCCCCAAGCGATCGTAGCAGAGCACACCACGGCTGGAAGGTTAGAGTCCATAAATCCCAGCCAGCTCAGTCAATAAAAAGTGCTCATTCCGACAATTTTATGGGGAAGATGGATTCACGGCAGGTGAGGGGGTGCTGCCAGGGCGGCTGGATGCCGGTGGAGGGTAGAGCTGAGTTATGGAGCTCACGGGACAGGCTAGGGCTGCCAGCAGAGCCGCCTGCCCCACCACCATCACCCATTAACTGAGCGCACCCCGTGCGGGACAGCGCACTCATCAGGCACCCCTGCCCGCTTGGGGGAGGCGAAGGAGCCATCCCCGGGCAGGATGACGCCCTGTGGTGCCgcttgagggagcagagcaatcGGGTGGTGCCAGGCGCTGGGAAGATGATTAGAGAGCAGGAGCACAGAGTGCCAGAGCGGTCCTTGACCTTCACAAATCACCAAGTGTGGCGGGGCGGCAAGGACAGGAGCCGTCTGGCAGCTGGGCTCAGCCGCACGGCAGGCACAGCTCAACAGGTCCTGCCGTGCTGCCAGCCCGGACACACAGGGTTCCCACTGCCCCCAGCtgtggggaagggcagggagcATGGAGTATGGaccccagccctggcaggcaCCTGGCACTGGGAAGGGTCTGCTAATGGATGGTCAGACAGATAGCGGAGGCAGGAAATGAAGCCTGTCTGTCATGCCTCGGTGCTCTGGAAAGATGCACTCTCGCTGAAGCATATCAGAAGGGGCCGTGGCCACTTGCTTACGCCCCTGCTCGCTTGCCGGGAGCACACCTCCAGAGCCAGAGGGGAGGCATGTGCCAGCACGCACGCACCACGGTCCCCACCCCGCCACAGCAGCTGATGGAGAGTCCACCAAGCCTGCAAGGAAATGGTCCAGTGCTTAATTACACTCTGCATTCAAACTGATTTCTTCTCTGAATTTGTCTGGTTTCAGCTTCCAGCCAATGGATCTCGCTGTGGTGTTTTTTCCTGCTAGATTAAAGAGCTGTCCGCTATCAGAAATCTCTCCTCCATATAGAAAGTCATAAATCTTGCTCTCTGCCAGCTATCTGCAGCGCATAAGGATTTGGTTATGAGGAAGAACACTACTAATTTTCTCGTCTTTTTTGTTAATTAAGAACAGCTCCATCTCCCCAAGAGCCTGCACCCTCCTGAGCAGCTGCGTCTGCCTGCCGAGAGCTTGGAGGGCTTGGGAAGCTCCAAGCTCGGCATGGGAATCTGCAGGGGGGTTAAGATGTCAACTTTTAATAGATAAATCCCTTTTTCAGGTTCTTATTCACTCATTTTCGGAAGCTCCCTGGGAAGCTCAAACTTTGCTCAGAGCTTGTGCACAGGGGAGCTAACATGGATGCTCCAGAGCTGTTCACAATTAGCACTGGTGCTGCATCACACAACGTTGCCCACAGCATCCTACAGCTGCACCATCACACAGGCCCTCCCTGATCTGCCTCCCCACGGGGCCAGGCAGCTGCTCCGCTGTGCCCGAGGACAAAGCCATGCCCGCCATCCCAGTCCATGGAAAGCCAGTGCCAGCACGTCTGCCAGCTGACACTGGAGCGGCAGCACTGTCCTCCTCACACCGGTGCTCACCACAACCTCCTGCCTGGAGCTGGGGGGAACACAGCCAGGCAGGGATGAGGGTACCAAAACTCTTCCACATCTCCCTCCGAGCAGCCCCGGAGGCAAGCTCTGTGCACTCCACACCCTGTCCCAGCCTCACATGGGGCTTGGTGAAGGCACACCAGCCCAAACATGGCCCCATGGACGAGGTGGGTACCAGTGCTCCCCAGTAACAATGCTCCTGAGTTAATCTCATCCCCTCCCAGAAGCTGTTATCAGGCACCATCTGCCACTTCACACCCTGCTTCCAGCCCGGGGTGGATGGACGCTGGCTGTAACAATATTAGCGCTGTTTGTTACTTTGGGCACATTAATGTCATTCAGAAAATTACCGGTTTGATGCTACTGATTTAAAATGCAATAAGGGATATCCAGCCTCACTGCAGAAGCCGAGCTTTCCTCGCGAATGGCAGGAAAACGGCGTGGGTCCCGGTGCTAAGCAGCTAATTGTTGTAAATTCAGCCGCACGCGTGCAGGAGGGGATGGTAATGAGCCACAGCTGATTAAGAAGCCGTAGTTTCGAGGAAACTTCCCGTTGCTATTTCAATGGGAGCCCATACGTCTCAGCCCATTTCTTTATCACCAGCCCCGGTTTCACTAGGGTGCAGTTGCGGTTTATGGCGCTCGAGCAGGTTTTACTGGGTGCACTTTATGTACTATAGAGGAAAGCTCTCCCCCAGTCTTCACCAGTACTGCAGGATGGGAACCAGCCAGGGGGGAAGGTGGAGGTCCCAGGTGTTTCAGAACTGCAGGCAGTTCATGCCCTTGGGGATGGCTGGCGGTgacagcaggcagcacagccaggCTGGTCACGTGTACCGGGTGCAGCCTGCCCCACCATGCACCCACCCCGGAGGACACAGGGACAGCCGACTGCCATGGACCCGTCCCCACATCCCAGTAGGCAGCAGCCACCATCCCTGCAAACCCCCACAGGTGCCGGCTCGCAGGACATACCTCCTCCAGTAGGCGTGGGTCCAGGCAGTCCCCGTCGTCGTTGAACAGTGCGTCCCAGCTCTCCTCGGCACCTGGGCTGGCCTGGCTCGGGGTCCCGGAACTGGTCTGCTCTGCCTTTGGGGAATCGCTGTGGaaacctccctcttcctcctcagcctcctgGTCACACTGGTGCTGCTGTGGCAAGTCCACGTCCTTGTTTGCACCCGCCAGCTCCTCAGCCCAGGCTGTGGGCAAGAGCTCCTCTACGCCACGGCACAGCAACTCCAGGGGTGGCAGGAGCTTGTGGCTCTCCAGGGGTGCCCCCTCCCATGCACCGCTCACCGGCTCCTCATCAGCACTCCGGCTGCTCTCAGCCCCAGCACTACCATCTGTGCAGGCAGAGGTGCTGCCCGCTCCCTCCGCAGCGGGCATCAGGTCGCCCTCCCCGCCAGGATGCCTGGCACTGGCAGTGCTCTCCTCCTTGCCAGATGGGAGCTGGGACGGACTGACAATGCCCTGCCCTAGGGTGCTCtccactgggagcactggtgcaTCACCCGCACCACCACTCGAGCACCCAGGTCTGCAGCTGGCTCCTCCTGGTGCATCCAAGGCCCTCTCCCCAGCGAGCTCAGCCATGcctccccacctctcctccttctcctcctctagCACCCCAACGGCACAGCTCTTGCTCTGCCCTGCCAGAAGAGACCCCACAcactccctctcctcctcctgggtTTTTGGACCTGCAAGCTCCCATGCCAGTCCAGGCACACTGCCCCGGTTTTCCGGCCCTGCCAGCTGCAGGACACCCTCTCctgggtgctgggagaggtcCCCGGCCGGATCCGGGGTGCTGTCCCCCAAATTCTCCGACATGCCACTTGGCCCTGTCCGACATGCCAGCACTGGGCTAGCAGGGGGTGCTGGGCTAGTAGGGTTGCCCCTGGGCTCAGGGGTTGCCTCTGCGGCCCCAGACTGGGCACTTGGTGGGGATGGATGGTCAGGCTCAGTCCTCATCATGCGGTGGCCATGGCCGAGCTCCCCAAGTCCTTCATCATGGGATGCTTTGTCCTGTGCGTCCCAGGACTGGGCAACAGCCAGATCCGGGCACAGCTCCTGCACACTCGGTGATGCCTCCGGGCCCTCCAGTGCAGTGGGACAGCTGCTTCCCGGTCTCCGGCAGTGCCCAGCAGAAGCTGCCCGCGGCTCCTTCAGGCCAGAATCCACCTTGTTCTCCCTCCTTGATGCTCTGCCCACCTGCGTCCTGGCACAGGGGCTTCGCCGCTGCCCTTCGCCACTGCCCCAGCAAGTGTCCTGCACCAGGCGGTGGTTCTTGGGCTCCTGACGGGGTCCAGCCAGTGTGTTACCCGCCACTTGCGCTGCTCTCTCCCGCCGTGCTTTGGGCACGTAGAGGGGCAAGTCGGGCTTCCTGCGGCGCGGCCGGCTGCCCTCCGCCTCCTGCTGCATGGTGCCACTGCTCCCTGTCAAGGAGAGACAGCGTCACTGCCCTGCCCGCATCCCAACGGCCCcacagctgggcaggagcaggcagcccctgcccgggTCAGTGGGTTGGGTTCCCAGCATGGCACCCACCCTCACTCCCACGGCAGCTGGCACACAGTGATGGATAGCAGAGCCCCAACACTGCACCCACGGTAGCGGCTCTGCAGACGGGGTTTGACAGCTGGAGCACCCCACAGCCCTAAAGCCTTCGGTGGCGTATGTACTGGGCTTGGGGGAAGCAGGAAAACCCTGCCAGCATCACCAGGGCACCTGGCTCGCTCCAGCAACTGCTGCCTGGGTCCTCCCCTGACCCAGCGGCCAGCAGCTGTGGCCGAAGCAGGACATAGAGCCCTTATGGGACATAGGGCCATAGGACATAGAACCATACATGCATCAAAAACCACGGAGAAGCCCATGGCAGCCACGGAGCACCATAAACCACACCCCAGCCTGGGGACACCCTGGAGCGGGACCACAGCTGCCACTCCAGCATGCCACAGccccactcacctgctgccccaTCCCGgcagagatttatttttcatcatctttggcagcagcaggcacGCCGTGAGCTGCCAGGCCCCCCTGCCCCTATAAATATGCATCAGGTAGGGTTTATGGAGACGGATGGCGTGGGGGGCTGCGCTGCGGTTGAGGGGAAGgcagagcggggccgggccggggccccgTGATTAATCACTGCCCACTCTGTTTAGGGGGATTCATCACGGGCCGCTGTCAGGTAAATCACTGGAAAAACACCTCTTCAGTAATTAATGTGAAGTGACGGATGGACAGCCCCCGGGCCCATTAATCTGGACCATCAGCGCCGACTGAGATTATGAATGTCAGGATGCATAAACTGCCGGCGGATCAATAGGGCCAGGAACCCATCCAAGGCTCTCATTTCCGAGGCACCTCCGGTACATTAGCCTCCCCTCCACGCAGC of the Strix aluco isolate bStrAlu1 chromosome 7, bStrAlu1.hap1, whole genome shotgun sequence genome contains:
- the R3HCC1L gene encoding coiled-coil domain-containing protein R3HCC1L; amino-acid sequence: MQQEAEGSRPRRRKPDLPLYVPKARRERAAQVAGNTLAGPRQEPKNHRLVQDTCWGSGEGQRRSPCARTQVGRASRRENKVDSGLKEPRAASAGHCRRPGSSCPTALEGPEASPSVQELCPDLAVAQSWDAQDKASHDEGLGELGHGHRMMRTEPDHPSPPSAQSGAAEATPEPRGNPTSPAPPASPVLACRTGPSGMSENLGDSTPDPAGDLSQHPGEGVLQLAGPENRGSVPGLAWELAGPKTQEEERECVGSLLAGQSKSCAVGVLEEEKEERWGGMAELAGERALDAPGGASCRPGCSSGGAGDAPVLPVESTLGQGIVSPSQLPSGKEESTASARHPGGEGDLMPAAEGAGSTSACTDGSAGAESSRSADEEPVSGAWEGAPLESHKLLPPLELLCRGVEELLPTAWAEELAGANKDVDLPQQHQCDQEAEEEEGGFHSDSPKAEQTSSGTPSQASPGAEESWDALFNDDGDCLDPRLLEELSGGEKHRESRQSPRFDYYGAEPTALDLSDAELPHVIEIYDFPSDFRTEDLLRVFCSYQKKGFDIKWVDDTHALGIFSSPITARDALSTKHLMVKTRPLSQGTRASKAKARAYADYLQPAKERPETSAALARRLVIGALGVRSNQTPAQRDAERRKLQEARERKRLENKQREDAWEGRD